The Carassius carassius chromosome 37, fCarCar2.1, whole genome shotgun sequence genomic sequence gctacagaaaaaaaagtttattggtTAACTTAAATAGTTTAACACCACACTCTTATGTGTATTTACTTCACAATATTgtcaaatatatgttttctggaggttaaaaaaactatgaattaaaatattaattcccAGAAGTCCTGTAACACATATGATTGTAATTCATGTACATTTTCttcttaattaatttaaatactgccaaaacagacaaaaaatgtatttcccCATATAGCGCCATAAAATGTCCACCACAAATTACTACACTTTGAAAAACATATAACTGCTAAGTGTAATATTATTCCATTTAATTCTATTTCCTAACATTCAAATTTACAGTTTTGtgagttatttaaaatgtattcttagTTCAGTTCTAAATAACACACAACTCTGGACCCATTGGAGGAGTATGTTAACATTGATGTATCTCTTTTTCACCTCAGGTTCGCATCTTCAGAGAAATCCATGACAATATCTACCTGAAGTCTGAGCGGGTGGTAACGGCAGAATTTAAGAGGAACTCTGTCTTCTTCCACTTTGGTCAGCGGGAGGGGGGCAGGGGCTGGAGCAGAGAGAGGAACAGACAGAGCAGACACAGCAGTCTCAGTCAAGCTCACTGCAGCCCCTCACATCATGCAGGAGAGGAAGTGTGCTCCTCAAGCCTTTATCATAGCTACTCTCATTCTCTACCCTGTAGGAGCTCTATCTGCGAGCCTTGCTTTGGGCACCACCCCTCTTCAGACAGCTCCTCCCGTTCCGTCCAAACTCACCTGCAAAACACCCCCAACCATCTCTCAGACCCCTCCCATTCCCAGTCTTTATCAGCCAATAGTGTGTGTGCATTGGCTGGACACCCAAATAGCTCTGGAGCTTCTGAACTGTGGCCATGTGTGCTTCCAGATGCTTTTCCTCTTCCGACCAACTATTCGCACCCTCCGCCGCCTCTCCCAGGTGTGACCAAGGCCATGTCTAAGACAGTGAGGATGACTCTTGTCATTGTGCTGGTCTACACCATCTGCTGGTCTCCTTTCTTTATTGTTCAGTTATGGGCAGCCTGGGACCCCAACCCACCAAACCAAGGTCAGACCcaagcaaacacatgaatatgcATGTCCTGTACAATCACAAAATAAGGCTGTACTCCACAATAAGGAATGGTAAAACAGTACAATGTAGTTTTAAAGAGGTTCACATCATAATAGAAAATAGACTATACATTTTTTGATACAGACAACAGACTTTTTTGTGCATGTGCATTAGCTTAAccagatatttataaaaaaaattcagggtGATTTTAGCTAAAGAATTCAAATTTAGtgatgattttaaaaataaactatcGTTTATAGGATGCATgtatttaatcaaaagtgacagtaaagacattcataaagatttgtatttcaaataaatgttataatcacCACAAATccttaaaaaattaagaaaaatattaagcagcaactgttttcaacactgataataataataataataataataaatgtatcttgagcagaaagtcagcatgttagaatgatttctaaagaatcacgTGTCACTGAGGACTGAGTTTTGCCATCAGCAGGGAGGAGTTCGTAACCAAACAAGCAGCACATTCTCCAGGAATATCTCAAAAACAGAGATGCCCGTTTTTGGAAATCTTCCTTCCAGCTGAGTTTTGTTCCAAGTACAATCAAAAACATCATTCGTCAGAGATTTCAAGGTTGCTTGGAAATTGCAGGCAGGTGTGTTCGAGCTTGGCTGGAACTGAAGTCTGTGGGAAAGGAGTTCTCCAGGAGCAGAAATAATCAATCATGTTTTCAGCGTGTCCCCTTTTTTATTGTCCTCTTCTTTATTTAACTGTCCCCTGCTTTCTTTCCCTTTACACGTAGACAAACATACACCTGCTCACTCTCCTGAGTGTTTGGTAATCTCATTGGTATTTACACCTTTGTATTAGACTGGACTTTCTGCACAGTTTGACCACTGACAGGTTGCCACCTGGCAACCAAATCACTATGAAAACAACACAAGCTTACTCCTATAGATCTGTCTTTTAGTTAAAAACTaggcttttttttatgtttgcctTAAATTGGGTTCCATATGGcttatatttttagattttgcaTTTAACTGCcttgtttattattatacattataataaataaataaaaagttatcaaATCCAAACATTTACACAGTAGTATATTATGTATAGGTATTATATAGAAATTAAGTGTTAATTTGCACTTTCCTTGCAAAGATTTACCTTAGTTAACTATGTTAACTGTAGTTACAGAAGTTCTTgtaatttaaatcataatataTGAATATAGAAACTTCTTTAGACTGTGCAAGAATTTTCTTTTTGCTCTGAATTTTTCTGTCACTCTTATTATTTGCACTGTGCTTTAATAGTaatacttttctaagcaatcttaAGGCTTTCAACTGATAGATGATAAAATAGGGACAAATCTCATGAAGCTGTCAATGCAGTAATAAATGCAAAGTGTTATTTCCTTGCCTTTCTCTCTCATGCAGGGGCTGCTTTTACTATCCTGATGCTTCTAGCCAGTCTAAACTCCTGCACTAACCCATGGATCTACACAGCCTTCTCCAACAGTGTGTCCCGTGAGCTGTTTGCACTGCTGCGCTGCCACACCGGATCCCCACGCAGAGGTTCGCTGCCAGACGACTCAACCACAACTCGCACATCAACCAACACCAAGGACTCCACATACTGACCTCTGGCCTGACTCtactgcacatacacacacacaccagcacatgGCAAACATACCACAGACGTGACAGGCAAGACCCTGTCCCAAATGCCACTATTTGCCCATGTGTTGATGACATAACCTGACAGGTAGTGCTCCAAAGGGCACAGTAAACAcctttttagtatttaaaatgaCTAATGAGATGCCCTACGGTCTTCACTGACAAGTGCCAATAGCACAAGTGTGCAAAAAGATTGCCGTTTGGTACAGGACTGGGGTAATGTCCTGGCTACTTTAGATTCAGGTACATGGCGGTTACACAATCTGAAAAGCAGATACTGATCTGTCATCGACAGTGTTACATCAATTACAAAGACAAAACTGCATTGCAATGCCTAGTGCATTTTACAGACAGCTGTCCATTCAGTTACATGAGAGTGTGATGAATCAGGAGGAAGGTTAGGAAGCAAAGGATCCGAGGTCCTCCAttcttctctgtctttctttcatgGATGGTTTACATAGATTAGGGTTGCAGGATTATATCTGACTTTACAGTACAAGGTAAGTGTGGAAAAGAGAAGAAAGGCTGTTAACAATGCATACAGAATGGACAAAAGGTTATCTGGCTGTACTCCGGACAGCTTCAGAAGACCAGCGGCAAGACGCTGCAAATGAGAGCCTCAGAAGTTTAGGGGAACATATCCACCACCAGCAAGAACGTTACGAAAATATCAGGCTGATTGTGGGAAACAAACACAGTGGCAGTTTAGTGACACAGGAACTTTGCGAATCATATTTAATCTATATATCAAATGTTAAGCGTTCAGAAGACACTGTGAATTGAATTGGTCTACAGTATTATCCCTTAAATGATTAGAAGTGCTGGCAGTGGATGTTGTTACAGTGGACAGAAATCTACATTTGACTACCGCAGAAGGAAATCTCATTTTCTGTGTTGGTCATTTTTGTGGGTTAATGTACCAAAGCAAAGACATATCACATTGTTTGGAAGCTGGTGATTGTGTAATGCATTTCACTACAACCAATACTATGTACATATCCTCACAGTCCTGGGAAATCCTTGTAAAATCagtgaaaaaaatatgtttttttctttttatatgctTTGggtgataaatgttttttttacggAAGAAACAGGGTAATGGTAAATGAACAGCAATACACAGGTCAATTTTCAATCTAAACACTGTAGCAGGTAGCAAAATTTCGCAGTTGAAATCtctattatgtatatatgtacacactaATCACTCATTAATTTGTCACCCTTTTAGCTCTACCTCTGGAATCAGGGGGCCATTCACATGCTTCGGAGTAACTTATTTGTacagaaaatattataaatataataaagacGTGTTAAaggtttaagaaaaaaatgtatatattgcaACTTAAGCGCCTtattataaaaaaactattttttatatatatatatatacagtacagaccaaaagtttggacacaccttctcattcaaagagttttctttattttcatgactatgaaaattgtagagtcacactgaaggcatcacgggctatttgaccaagaaggagagtgatggggtgctgcgccagatgacctgtcctccacagtcaccggacctgaacccaatcgagatggtttaggggtgagctggaccgcagactgaaggcaaaagggccaacaagtgctaagcatctctcggggaactccttcaagactgttggaagaccatttcaggtgactacctcttgaagctcatcaagagaatgccaagagtgtgcaaagcagtaatcaaagcaaaaggtggctactttgaagaacctacaatatgacatattttcagttgtttcacacttttttgttatgtatataattccatatattattccacatgtgttaattcatagttttgatgccttcagtgtgaatctacaattttcatagtcatgaaaataaagaaaactctttgaatgagaaggtgtgtccaaacttttggtctgtactgtatatatatatatatatatatatatatatatatatatatatatatatatatatatatatatatatatatatatatatatatatacacacacacacacacacacacacacacacagtatgtacATGTATGTTTCTAAAACAGAGATTCTTGAGGAACTAGTCAGTGCAATTAAGATTTCAGTAGTGTCTGTGGTAGTTTTAGGAGGCTACACTTCTGCTTGCTTTAATCCCACCACTGCAAGCAATTATTAGAAACATGTATTTCAATCATAAATTTAATCTGGAAGTCCAAAACTCACTTACTCTTAGTTGGATAAGAAATGAACTCCCATTTTAGGAACCTTTTTTGTAGTCTTAAAAAATACATTGACTTATCACATTTCCTGCTTTATGACAAAATGATTGAAATTCTTGCTGATTGGAAATGCATTATAATTTCCCCCATTTAACAGAAAAGCAACAAATCCCATAATTTCCATTCAGTCCTTATTGGGACAAATATACTGTTTTTCAATATATTATTGTCCAAAAGTATATCAATGACTGTGATTAACTGTAAACTACTAACCATTAGATTAAgaaacattaacaaacattaagAAAACTAACTGCTAGTGAACTTTTTGTTATACTCAATGCATAATGATGGATAATCATACAATTATTTAGCACATTTAATTGACAAGATGTGCAGTACCTAAAATACGATCAATgttgtaataaattattttttttatatcaatttacTCTTTGTAGTTCTTTATTTTGGTCCTTCTTATTTTCTTGATAAAGTAAACATAGGAAATacataaactgcagaaaatggtTTTCACCTCAAGATCACCATTTTTTAATGAACAGCTACATTTGTAAGGTAGAATGTGCACAACTCACTTGAATAAGTCGAGTCTCAGCAAATGGGTTCACATCGCTCACATAAACTGAGTTCATATTATTTATCTCCCCAGATAATGAAGAGGAAATAAAGTTTTGAGTCCTGACCAATCCTTAAGGTACTTTTATGCTTAAAACCTTATATCTAGCCAGAAAATGTGGAtgattacatacagtatatgcattgcAAGCATTATGATATAGTTGCACAGTTCATTTAGGATGAATCATAATTTTATGAGAATCGACTATAGAGAATAAGACTCCCCCTGTCTCTTATGTCAGCTTCTACTGTTCCTCATCCTGGATATTTTGTGGCATGCCGATGGCTCTATGTTGTTGGAAGAGCTGGTGAAACAATAGAGCTCAAAAACTGAATGCATTAGATATGGATTTCCAGTGCAGGGAGGACAGAAGAAACTGACTGCTTGTGGATTTGCTTTCGGTTTACTCTGCTTCTGCTGGCTGGTGTGCTTTACCTCACGGGAGATGACAGGAAGATGGGTGCCATGTCTGGGGTCAAAAGAGGTGGTCACATGTACCTGTCTCTTTCCTTTATGCAAAGAAACCTCCCATCATCTTTAAATCAATCCAAAAACATGTCAGGCATCTCTGCCTCTCAAAAGA encodes the following:
- the LOC132118072 gene encoding vasopressin V2 receptor-like, yielding MRMASWEENLGQPNRSVLEMGGPPDLSSSLFNLSSSYGGTGAFLWLFPSENMTWTTTKPTIQPVAPPRVRDQALAQAEIGVLGLVLALTALGNGFVLWVLLRRKKHHAPMHLFMVNLCVADLVVAFFQVLPQLVWDITEHFQGPDALCRFVKYLQIVGMFASSYMIVAMTVDRHYAICCPLQAYRGGAPSRWNTPIMVAWGLALVLSLPQVFIFSRSEVSPGVFECWGHFAEPWGLKAYVTWMTVAVFVLPAFIITVCQVRIFREIHDNIYLKSERVVTAEFKRNSVFFHFGQREGGRGWSRERNRQSRHSSLSQAHCSPSHHAGEEVCSSSLYHSYSHSLPCRSSICEPCFGHHPSSDSSSRSVQTHLQNTPNHLSDPSHSQSLSANSVCALAGHPNSSGASELWPCVLPDAFPLPTNYSHPPPPLPGVTKAMSKTVRMTLVIVLVYTICWSPFFIVQLWAAWDPNPPNQGAAFTILMLLASLNSCTNPWIYTAFSNSVSRELFALLRCHTGSPRRGSLPDDSTTTRTSTNTKDSTY